One genomic segment of Cardinium endosymbiont of Philonthus spinipes includes these proteins:
- the groL gene encoding chaperonin GroEL (60 kDa chaperone family; promotes refolding of misfolded polypeptides especially under stressful conditions; forms two stacked rings of heptamers to form a barrel-shaped 14mer; ends can be capped by GroES; misfolded proteins enter the barrel where they are refolded when GroES binds), translated as MAKNIIFDAEAREKLKRGIDTMANAVKVTLGPKGRNVILDKKFGAPSVTKDGVSVAKEISLKDPVENMGAQLVKEVASKTADSAGDGTTTATLLAQSIFTHGIKNVAAGANPMDIKRGIDKGVAAVVHKLQETSQKIHNSKEIEQVATISANSDSKIGKMIADAMDKVGKDGVITVEEAKGTETEVKVVEGMEFDRGYLSPYFATNTEKMEVELSNPYILICDKKISVMKDLLPILEAVSQSGRPLVIIAEDVDGEALATLVVNKIRGVLRVAAVKAPGFGDRRKAMLEDIAVLTGGTVISEEKGCKLETATLQSLGTAEKVNMDKDNTVIVNGGGAKKDIEARVAQVKAQIAHTTSEYDKEKLQERLAKLSGGVAILYIGAATEVEMKEKKDRVDDALHATRAAVQEGIVPGGGVALLRAATSGVLDSIDVENEDERTGVKILKLALESPLRTIVANAGGEASVVVQRVKEGKASFGYNARTDVFEDLYAAGIIDPTKVTRLALENAASIASLLLTTACVVADDPEEEKAAPMPQMGGGMGGMM; from the coding sequence ATGGCAAAGAATATAATTTTTGATGCAGAAGCACGAGAAAAGTTGAAGCGAGGTATTGATACCATGGCCAACGCTGTAAAGGTTACGCTAGGTCCTAAAGGTAGAAATGTCATTTTAGACAAAAAGTTTGGTGCGCCTAGTGTCACCAAGGATGGGGTATCTGTCGCAAAAGAAATTAGCCTAAAGGATCCTGTAGAAAACATGGGTGCCCAGTTGGTGAAAGAAGTGGCTTCTAAAACAGCAGATAGTGCTGGGGATGGTACGACTACTGCTACACTCTTGGCACAATCTATTTTTACACATGGTATCAAAAATGTGGCTGCTGGTGCCAATCCTATGGATATCAAACGTGGAATAGACAAAGGCGTGGCAGCAGTGGTGCACAAGTTACAAGAAACCTCTCAAAAGATTCATAATTCCAAGGAAATAGAGCAGGTAGCTACTATCTCTGCTAATAGCGATAGCAAAATCGGTAAGATGATTGCAGACGCTATGGACAAGGTGGGTAAAGATGGTGTGATTACAGTTGAAGAGGCTAAAGGTACTGAAACAGAAGTAAAGGTAGTAGAGGGCATGGAGTTTGATCGAGGCTATTTGTCTCCTTATTTTGCTACCAATACAGAAAAAATGGAGGTAGAGCTATCCAATCCTTATATCCTGATTTGTGATAAAAAGATTTCTGTGATGAAGGATCTGCTCCCTATTCTAGAGGCTGTTTCTCAAAGTGGCAGGCCATTGGTGATCATTGCTGAAGATGTAGATGGTGAGGCGTTGGCTACACTTGTTGTGAATAAGATTCGGGGTGTATTGCGGGTAGCTGCTGTAAAGGCACCTGGATTTGGCGATAGAAGAAAAGCCATGTTGGAGGATATTGCTGTGCTGACAGGAGGTACTGTAATTTCTGAAGAAAAAGGTTGTAAGCTTGAAACCGCTACTTTACAATCTTTGGGTACGGCAGAAAAAGTCAACATGGATAAGGATAATACGGTTATTGTAAATGGTGGTGGAGCTAAGAAAGATATCGAAGCGCGCGTGGCTCAAGTTAAAGCACAAATAGCCCATACTACTTCTGAGTACGATAAAGAAAAGTTACAAGAACGTTTGGCCAAGCTATCTGGTGGGGTAGCCATTCTGTATATTGGTGCGGCTACAGAAGTAGAAATGAAGGAGAAAAAAGACCGTGTAGATGATGCGTTGCATGCCACAAGAGCGGCGGTGCAAGAGGGTATTGTACCAGGTGGAGGTGTTGCTTTGTTACGGGCTGCTACATCTGGGGTGTTGGATAGCATAGATGTGGAAAATGAAGACGAACGGACTGGTGTCAAAATCTTAAAGCTTGCATTAGAGTCACCTTTAAGAACCATTGTAGCCAATGCAGGTGGTGAAGCCTCTGTAGTGGTACAGCGTGTTAAAGAAGGAAAAGCCTCTTTTGGATACAACGCCCGTACAGATGTATTTGAAGATCTGTATGCAGCTGGTATCATTGATCCAACTAAAGTAACCAGACTTGCATTAGAGAATGCAGCTTCTATTGCTTCTCTTTTGTTAACTACAGCTTGTGTAGTAGCAGATGATCCTGAGGAGGAAAAAGCTGCTCCTATGCCTCAAATGGGTGGCGGAATGGGTGGCATGATGTAA
- a CDS encoding alpha-ketoacid dehydrogenase subunit alpha/beta: MLKSLSIGSSQILNDYRIACESRAASLLARKEVFAGKAKFGIFGDGKEVAQLAMAKYFQAGDWRAGYYRDQTFMFAIGALTLQQYFAQLYAHASIEADPASGGRMMNSHFATRFIDTAGNWLNQCTSKNVSADLSCTAAQMPRLLGLAYASKLYRTTAFQEMQKNFSHKGNEVAFGTIGDASTSEGMFFETINAGGVLQVPICISIWDDGYGISVPQPYHTTKGDISAVLEGFKRTKHQPGYEIFVTKGWDYLDLCHTYHQAVTICRKEHVPVLIHVKELTQPQGHSTSGSHERYKSAERLAWEAAYDCLPKMAAWMVENGIATQELLQQIALEADKKVKIAQQAAWDAFIEENNQEKASLLALLNDIVLPKEEAGHSQLAAIIHRLTTLKHPRHLDVTQAATQALYTLREIPYMHKKGLLAWWHNNIRNNEKRFSSHLYSSSSKAALHVAAHPPTYTENPEQVDGREILCSCFKALLERDGRVFAIGQDLGKIGDVNQGFAGLQALYGELRVTDTSIRECTMIGQGIGAAMRGLRPIVEIQYLDYLPYALQIIEDDLATLQYRTKGGQKAPMIIRTRGHRLEGIWHAGSYMASIIHAIRGIYLLVPRNMTQAAGFYNTMIQSDDSALIIECLNGYRLKEAMPSNVATMTIPIGVPEWLRIGSDVTIVTYGAMCRIVCAAADRLADLAIECEVIDVQTLLPFDIHHSIAQSLAKTNRIVFADEDVPGGATAYMMQQVLETQNGYAMLDTPPITISSKPHRPAYGDDGNYFSKPNVEEVVAKIYMMMHQVDPARYPAIF; encoded by the coding sequence ATGTTAAAATCCTTATCCATTGGGTCCTCTCAAATATTGAATGACTACCGCATAGCCTGCGAGAGCAGGGCAGCAAGCCTATTGGCACGCAAAGAGGTTTTTGCAGGAAAGGCCAAGTTTGGGATTTTTGGAGATGGTAAAGAGGTTGCACAACTGGCTATGGCTAAATATTTCCAAGCTGGAGACTGGCGTGCTGGTTACTATAGAGACCAAACTTTTATGTTTGCCATTGGTGCGTTAACCCTGCAACAATACTTTGCTCAACTATACGCCCATGCTTCCATAGAGGCCGACCCGGCTTCTGGAGGAAGAATGATGAACAGCCACTTTGCAACAAGATTTATAGATACAGCAGGCAATTGGTTGAATCAATGCACCAGCAAAAATGTTTCAGCAGACCTATCCTGTACGGCCGCACAAATGCCCAGGTTACTGGGGTTAGCCTATGCTTCCAAATTGTACCGCACAACTGCTTTTCAAGAAATGCAAAAAAATTTCTCTCATAAGGGGAATGAAGTAGCTTTTGGAACCATTGGGGATGCAAGTACTTCAGAGGGTATGTTTTTTGAAACGATTAATGCAGGGGGGGTATTACAAGTACCCATCTGTATTTCCATCTGGGATGATGGATATGGCATCTCTGTACCCCAACCCTACCATACCACTAAGGGAGATATTTCTGCTGTTTTAGAAGGCTTTAAACGAACGAAGCACCAACCTGGCTATGAAATATTTGTTACAAAGGGGTGGGACTATTTAGACTTATGTCACACCTATCACCAAGCAGTAACCATCTGTAGAAAAGAGCATGTACCTGTACTGATTCACGTTAAAGAGCTGACCCAACCACAAGGCCATTCTACCTCTGGCTCTCATGAACGCTATAAGTCAGCAGAACGATTAGCGTGGGAAGCAGCATACGACTGTCTACCAAAGATGGCCGCATGGATGGTAGAAAATGGCATAGCTACCCAGGAACTGCTGCAACAAATTGCTTTAGAAGCAGATAAAAAAGTAAAAATAGCTCAGCAAGCAGCCTGGGATGCATTCATAGAGGAAAATAATCAAGAAAAAGCATCACTACTGGCACTACTCAATGATATTGTATTACCCAAAGAGGAAGCAGGCCATAGCCAACTTGCAGCCATTATTCATAGATTAACTACACTGAAACATCCCCGTCACTTAGATGTAACCCAAGCAGCGACTCAAGCGCTCTATACCCTACGGGAAATCCCCTACATGCATAAAAAGGGGCTACTGGCTTGGTGGCATAACAATATAAGAAACAACGAAAAACGATTTAGTAGCCATCTATATAGCAGCTCTAGCAAAGCCGCCTTGCATGTAGCAGCGCATCCCCCTACCTATACAGAAAACCCTGAACAGGTAGATGGCAGAGAAATATTATGCAGCTGCTTTAAAGCGCTATTGGAACGTGATGGTCGCGTTTTTGCTATTGGGCAAGATTTGGGCAAAATAGGTGATGTAAACCAAGGTTTTGCAGGTTTACAAGCGCTATATGGCGAACTACGTGTAACAGATACCAGCATTCGAGAGTGCACCATGATTGGTCAGGGCATTGGTGCAGCAATGCGTGGGCTAAGGCCTATCGTTGAAATACAATATTTAGACTACCTCCCTTATGCCCTTCAAATTATAGAAGATGATTTAGCCACCCTACAATATCGAACAAAAGGAGGGCAAAAGGCACCTATGATCATTCGAACACGCGGCCATCGCCTAGAGGGCATTTGGCATGCTGGTTCCTATATGGCCAGTATTATCCATGCGATAAGGGGTATATACCTACTGGTGCCACGTAATATGACACAAGCAGCCGGCTTTTACAATACGATGATACAATCAGATGACAGTGCTTTAATCATTGAATGTTTAAACGGGTACCGATTAAAAGAAGCTATGCCTAGTAATGTGGCTACTATGACCATACCAATCGGTGTACCAGAGTGGCTTCGTATAGGCAGTGATGTCACCATTGTAACCTATGGAGCAATGTGTCGTATTGTTTGTGCAGCCGCAGATAGACTGGCCGATTTAGCCATTGAATGTGAAGTAATCGATGTACAAACCTTATTGCCATTTGATATACATCATAGCATTGCACAATCATTAGCAAAAACCAACCGCATCGTTTTTGCAGATGAAGATGTCCCAGGAGGGGCAACGGCCTATATGATGCAACAAGTATTAGAAACACAAAATGGCTATGCCATGCTGGACACACCACCGATCACTATTAGCAGCAAACCCCATCGCCCCGCCTATGGAGATGATGGAAACTATTTTTCCAAGCCTAACGTAGAAGAGGTGGTAGCTAAAATATATATGATGATGCATCAGGTAGATCCGGCACGCTATCCAGCTATTTTTTGA
- a CDS encoding co-chaperone GroES codes for MSKVHIKPLADRVLVEPAAAEEKTVGGIIIPDSAKEKPQKGEVIAVGPGKKDEPITVKVGDKVLYGKYSGTELHIDGKLYLIMKESDIYAIA; via the coding sequence ATGAGCAAAGTTCATATAAAGCCATTAGCTGATAGGGTTCTAGTAGAACCTGCAGCAGCTGAAGAAAAGACAGTAGGTGGGATTATTATTCCTGACAGCGCTAAGGAAAAACCTCAAAAAGGAGAAGTGATTGCAGTAGGCCCAGGAAAGAAAGACGAACCTATAACCGTTAAAGTAGGGGATAAGGTGCTTTATGGGAAATATAGTGGTACGGAGTTGCATATAGATGGTAAGCTCTACCTGATTATGAAAGAATCCGATATATATGCTATTGCTTAA
- a CDS encoding C2H2-type zinc finger protein, which produces MYTHNNEPIPTPKNHSHKVTPQNSTNAATLRNSAAIKEPIAIINRFLTQIHPINGGFKSLYQCDICGANCMDRNQLSVHKTIHTGQKTYRCNICGKQFAYNGNLHIHIKTHTRGKPNQCDTCGAKFINRNQLSVHKAIYTGQKTYRCDICGIHFAYSSNLYVHIKKHIGEKPFKCNQCNKQFTTKSGLKTHKTSKKGCPRSA; this is translated from the coding sequence ATGTACACTCATAACAACGAGCCTATACCGACACCTAAAAATCATAGCCATAAAGTTACCCCCCAAAATAGCACTAATGCAGCTACCTTACGCAATAGTGCAGCCATAAAGGAGCCTATAGCTATAATCAATAGGTTTTTGACCCAAATTCATCCTATTAATGGAGGCTTTAAAAGCCTTTACCAATGCGATATATGTGGTGCAAACTGTATGGACAGAAATCAATTAAGCGTACATAAAACCATACATACAGGACAAAAAACTTACAGATGTAATATCTGTGGTAAACAATTCGCTTACAACGGCAACTTACATATACATATAAAAACACACACAAGAGGCAAGCCTAACCAATGCGATACATGTGGTGCAAAATTTATAAACAGAAATCAATTAAGCGTACATAAAGCCATATATACAGGACAAAAAACTTACAGATGTGATATATGTGGCATACACTTCGCTTACAGCAGCAACTTATATGTACATATAAAAAAACATATAGGAGAAAAACCTTTCAAATGTAATCAGTGTAACAAACAATTCACTACAAAAAGTGGATTAAAGACACATAAAACAAGTAAAAAAGGATGTCCAAGATCTGCATAA
- a CDS encoding YcgN family cysteine cluster protein, translating to MTSSQWESLCDGCGKCCLLKIQEAATQQVQATKICCRLLNTKTCQCSNYKERFRYVDDCIKLNPTNVQTITWLPKSCAYRLVKEKKALPDWHPLITKDPQSTVKSGNSVKGFVVHPALVNKPIIHYLLEEEQGSY from the coding sequence ATGACCTCATCTCAATGGGAGTCTTTATGTGATGGCTGTGGTAAATGTTGTCTGCTTAAAATACAAGAAGCAGCAACCCAGCAGGTGCAAGCCACCAAGATTTGTTGTCGGTTGCTCAATACAAAAACTTGTCAATGCTCCAACTATAAAGAGCGATTTCGCTATGTAGATGATTGCATCAAATTAAACCCCACAAATGTACAGACCATTACTTGGTTGCCCAAAAGTTGTGCATATCGCCTTGTAAAAGAAAAAAAAGCACTACCTGACTGGCATCCATTGATTACAAAAGACCCCCAATCTACGGTTAAAAGTGGCAACTCTGTGAAAGGCTTTGTCGTCCATCCAGCATTGGTGAATAAACCGATTATACACTATTTGCTAGAAGAAGAGCAAGGGTCATATTAA